In Labrus mixtus chromosome 13, fLabMix1.1, whole genome shotgun sequence, a single genomic region encodes these proteins:
- the asb1 gene encoding ankyrin repeat and SOCS box protein 1 — protein sequence MADGQEADVDDPPSINFPPLITVSDLPNATAAGRNLKEWLQEQFCDKPLEQDDMRLHNAAYVGDLDTLRNLLQEDSFRRRINEKSVWCCGCLPCTPLRIAATAGHAASVAYLIAQGAEVDLVDVKGQTALYVAVVNGHLDCVRILLEAGADPNGSRHHRSTPLYHAARVGRLDILQELIRFRADVDMDHQLGPRLLLSARTLNTLVVCPLYISAAYHHLSCFRLLLQAGAQPDFNYTGPVCHEALTRGLASCLLDAVLRHGCEEAFIHLLLDHGANPAFVPWDEVELEAPNRRKVDQEALKVFLEARKSPRRLTHLCRIRIRRTLGKSRFNQITSLPLPQPIKNFLLHQN from the exons ATGGCGGACGGTCAAGAGGCTGATGTCGACGACCCGCCCAGTATCAATTTCCCACCGCTCATCACTGTGTCTGATCTGCCAAATGCCACTGCTGCAG GTCGTAATCTGAAAGAATGGCTCCAGGAGCAGTTTTGCGACAAACCTCTGGAGCAGGACGACATGCGGCTCCACAACGCAGCCTACGTCGGAGATCTGGACACCCTGAGGAACCTGCTGCAGGAAGACAGCTTCAGACG GCGTATCAATGAGAAGTCTGTGTGGTGTTGTGGCTGTCTGCCCTGTACCCCTCTGCGGATCGCCGCCACAGCGGGACACGCCGCCTCTGTGGCCTATCTGATCGCACAGGGAGCCGAAGTGGACCTGGTTGATGTGAAAGGTCAAACGGCCCTCTATGTAGCTGTGGTTAATGGTCACCTGGACTGTGTCAGGATCCTCCTCGAAGCTGGAGCTGATCCAAATGGAAGTCGCCACCACCGCAGCACCCCACTGTATCATGCAGCACGGGTGGGACGGCTGGACATACTGCAGGAGCTCATCAG GTTCCGTGCTGATGTAGACATGGACCACCAGCTGGGACCCCGACTCCTCTTAAGCGCCCGCACACTCAACACCCTGGTGGTGTGTCCACTTTACATCAGTGCTGCCTACCACCACCTCTCCTGTTTCCGGCTGCTGTTGCAGGCTGGAGCTCAGCCTGATTTCAACTACACAGGGCCCGTCTGCCATGAGGCTCTGACTCGCGGCCTGGCTTCCTGCCTGCTCGATGCTGTGCTGAGACACGGATGTGAGGAGGCCTTCATCCACCTGCTGCTGGACCACGGGGCCAACCCGGCCTTCGTGCCCTGGGACGAGGTGGAACTGGAGGCTCCTAATCGGAGGAAGGTGGATCAAGAGGCACTTAAGGTCTTCTTGGAGGCAAGGA AAAGCCCGCGTAGGCTCACACACCTGTGTCGCATCAGGATCCGCAGAACGCTGGGCAAAAGTCGTTTTAACCAGATAACCTCATTACCACTACCACAGCCCATCAAGAACTTCCTTCTTCACCAGAACTGA